From the Deltaproteobacteria bacterium genome, the window TCTTCCGAGGTAAAGGAAGCGATCGTGCGGTACGGCGCCGTGTATTTCGCCGCCATGGGCGGCGTGGCGGCGCTTCTGTCCCGGTCCGTTGTAGAGGCCCGGGTGGTCGCCTATGAAGAACTGGGACCGGAAGCCATACGGATGCTGAAGGTGGAACGGTTTCCCCTGTTCGTCATCAATGATTGCCGGGGGAACGATCTTTATGAGGATGCCGTAAGAAACCATCAATTTTCGACTTTTTGAAAAGTGTGAATTTTAGGATTGACAGGGTAGAGCAAGTATACTACTAAGCACCACTTATTAGTCATCTACTTACCATCACAATGAGGGAGTTTTTCCGTATGATCGAAATTCGCTGGCATGGAAGAGGAGGTCAGGGCGCGGTTACATCCGTCGAAATGCTCGCGCTGGCCGCCATCGCGGAGGGGAAATACGCGCAGGGATTCCCCAGTTTCGGACCAGAGCGGAGAGGGGCTCCGGTGGCCGCCTTTACGAGGATCGACGACCGGCAGATCAAGGTCCGTTCCGGCGTTTACACGCCTGATGTGGTTATCGTTCTCGACCCCGGCCTGATCGGTCTCGTCAACGTCACGGAAGGACTCAAGCCGGACGGTATCCTGATCGTGAACACGCCCAAATCACCGGATGAACTGAAAAAGGAACTGAAATTCAAGGGTACCGTGGCGACCGTCGACGCGACCCACATCGCCCGGGAAGAGCTCAAGGTCCCCATTACCAATACCACCATGCTCGGTGCCGTCGTCAAGGCGGCGTCGCCGGTGAAGCTCAAATCGATGGAGGGCCCCATCACGGAACGGTTCGGAAAGCTGGCCCAGCGCAACATCAACGCACTGAAACGGGCATACAAGGAACTGAAGATCTCCAAAGCAGCATAACGAGTGTCGAGGATTATACCATGAAGAAAGAAAAGAAATGGCCTGAAGCGTGGCACGAAGTGAAAGTGGGGGCCATGGTGTTCGAGCCCTGCAGTGCCCGCGAATACCTGACGGGAAGCTGGAGGGCGCAGCGCCCGCAATTTAACAACCTGCGGTGCATCAAATGCGGGCTCTGTTATATCTTCTGCCCCGAGGGGTGTATTTCCCAGAATGCCGAGGGATTTTTTGAAGCAGACCTTGACTATTGTAAGGGATGCGGGATCTGTGCCCATGAATGCTGGCCCGGTGCGATAACAATGGTGGAGGAGGGATAGCGGAAATGGCAAAGCGAGTTGGAATGGAAGTAGCGATAGCCGTAGCGGAAGCGGTCGGTATGTGCAACGTCGATGTGGCGGCCTGTTATCCCATCACCCCCCAGTCCCATATCGCGGAACATCTCTCCGACATCGTCGCCGACGGCAGGTCCGACACGGAATACGTCACCGTTGAATCGGAACATTCCGCTATCAGCGTCGTCGCCGGCGCCTCCGGGACCGGGGCTCGGGCCTACACGGCCACCAGTTCCCAGGGCTTGATGCTCATGCACGAGATCCTGCCCATCATCTCGGCCATGCGTCTTCCCATATGCATCGCCGTGGCGAACCGTGCCGTTTCGGGACCCCTCAATATTCTGAACGATCACTCCGATATCATACCCCAGCGGGACGCGGGCTGGATCGTCATGTTCTCGGAAAACGGGCAGGAAGCGATCGATCTGTCCATCCAGTCATTCAAGATAGCTGAGCGTGAGGACGTATTGCTGCCTGTGGCGGTCAACATCGACGGTTTCCAGCTGACACACATGGTAGAGCCCGTCGAATTTCCCGAGCAGAAGGCGATCAACAAATTTCTCCCGCCCCGGAAACCCTATGCGACGCTCCATCCCGACAAGGTGGTCACCATGGGCGCCTTCGCCATGTCAGATATTTTCGCCGAGGTGATGAAGGCAAAGGATGAAGCGCTGAAGAACTCCAAGAAAGCAATTCTTGAAGTATGGGCCGAATGGGAGCGCACCTTCGGGCGCCGTTACCGGCCGGTTGAAACCTACAAGGCCGATGACGCGGAAACCCTCCTGATCACGATGGGGTCCATGGGCGAGACGGCGGAGATCGCCGTGAACGAGCTCAGGGAAAAGGGACTGCCCGTCGGGCTGGTGAAGCTCAGGCTCTGGAGACCGTTCCCCTTCGAGGAGTTCAGGGCGGCCGTCAGGAAGGCGAAGCTGCTGATCGTGACGGACCGTGCCGTTTCCTTCGGCGGCCCCGGCGGTCCTGTCTACGGAGAGATCCGGTCGGCCCTGTACAATGAAAAGGAACGTCCCGACGTGTACGATTACATTATCGGACTCGGCGGTCGTGACGTGGCGGTCGACGATTTTACCGCCATGGTTGAGAAAGCCGTCAAGGATCACAAGAAAGGTCTGAAAAAAGACTACGAATTTTACGGAGTGCGTGAAAAATGAATACCGTAGCGAACTTTGACTTATTTGCCCCGAAGCTGGTCGACAAAAACGAATATTTCAGCCCCGGGCACCGGGCGTGCCAGGGGTGCGGTGAAGCCTTGGCTGTGAGGCTTATCTGCAAGGCCCTCGGAGAAGATGCGGTCATCGCCTGTGCCACGGGGTGCATGGAGATCGTTTCCAGCATGTATCCAAATACGGCCTGGGGGGTGCCCTGGATCCACGTGGCCTTTGAAAACGCCGCCGCCGTGGCTTCCGGTGTCGAATCGGCCCTGAAGGTACTTCGCCGGAAGGGGCGGGTCCCCGACAGGGACGTGAAGGTCGTCGGCATGGCCGGTGACGGGGGGACCATGGATATCGGGCTGCAGGCACTGTCCGGCGCCATGGAGCGGGGGCATAACATGCTCTTCGTCTGCCTCGACAATGAGGCGTACATGAACACGGGAATCCAGCGCTCCAGCGGGACGCCCATGGGCGCGTCGACGACGACATCGCCGGCGGGGAAATACAGTTACGGTCAGAAGACCTGGAAGAAGAACGTCCCGGAGATCATGGTCGCTCACCGGGTCCCTTACGTTGCCACGGCCTGTCCCAGCTATCCCATCGATCTCATCAACAAGGTAAAAAAGGCCCGGAATGTACAGGGGCCTGCGTATATCCACTGTTTCTCCGTGTGCCCCACGGGATGGCGGGCACCGTCGGAGAAGACGATAGCCTTGGGACGGCTTGCCGTTGAAACAGGTATGTTCCCCCTGTACGAAGTGGAGGACGGCAAGTACCGGTTCACGATAAAACCGGAAAAGCTGCGCCCCGTCGGGGATTATCTGAAGCATCAGGGAAGGTTCCGTCATCTTACTCCCGATATCATCGAGATCATGCAGGAACGGATATATCAGGAATACAACAAGCTGCAGGATAAGGTCGACAACTTGCACGCGTGGTCGGAGCTGAAAGTATAACCCGGCGAAATGTCCTCCCATACACTAAGGATGAGGTGTTTTGAGAATGAAGAGCGTCGCATTTAGCAGTTGGAACGGAAAAATTATCGATAACAGGAAAGGGAAATCATCCAAGGCCGTGGATCTGGGACTGCCGGTTTTCCCCGGCGCGCCCCTGAAATCGCTGATGGGGTGGAACGGCCTGGTGATCGGGGACGGCAAGGCTGATGTGCTTTCTCTGACACTCTCCTACTTGCGTGAGATCAGGAAGATATCCTGCGGCGAGTGCTCCGTCTGCATGATCGGCATCGACAAGCTCCTGGGCATCATGGAAGACATGATGCTGGGTGTCGGTGACCGGTCGGACCTGAAGGAGATGCAGGACATCATCGCCCAGGTCAGCGCCAACAGCAAGTGCAGCTTCGGCCAGTCCGCGCTGTATCCCGTGTCGGACGCGCTCAGGCACTTCAAGGCGGATTTCCTCGGCCTGAT encodes:
- a CDS encoding pyruvate ferredoxin oxidoreductase subunit gamma translates to MIEIRWHGRGGQGAVTSVEMLALAAIAEGKYAQGFPSFGPERRGAPVAAFTRIDDRQIKVRSGVYTPDVVIVLDPGLIGLVNVTEGLKPDGILIVNTPKSPDELKKELKFKGTVATVDATHIAREELKVPITNTTMLGAVVKAASPVKLKSMEGPITERFGKLAQRNINALKRAYKELKISKAA
- a CDS encoding 4Fe-4S binding protein — its product is MKKEKKWPEAWHEVKVGAMVFEPCSAREYLTGSWRAQRPQFNNLRCIKCGLCYIFCPEGCISQNAEGFFEADLDYCKGCGICAHECWPGAITMVEEG
- the porA gene encoding pyruvate ferredoxin oxidoreductase → MAKRVGMEVAIAVAEAVGMCNVDVAACYPITPQSHIAEHLSDIVADGRSDTEYVTVESEHSAISVVAGASGTGARAYTATSSQGLMLMHEILPIISAMRLPICIAVANRAVSGPLNILNDHSDIIPQRDAGWIVMFSENGQEAIDLSIQSFKIAEREDVLLPVAVNIDGFQLTHMVEPVEFPEQKAINKFLPPRKPYATLHPDKVVTMGAFAMSDIFAEVMKAKDEALKNSKKAILEVWAEWERTFGRRYRPVETYKADDAETLLITMGSMGETAEIAVNELREKGLPVGLVKLRLWRPFPFEEFRAAVRKAKLLIVTDRAVSFGGPGGPVYGEIRSALYNEKERPDVYDYIIGLGGRDVAVDDFTAMVEKAVKDHKKGLKKDYEFYGVREK
- a CDS encoding pyruvate synthase subunit beta yields the protein MNTVANFDLFAPKLVDKNEYFSPGHRACQGCGEALAVRLICKALGEDAVIACATGCMEIVSSMYPNTAWGVPWIHVAFENAAAVASGVESALKVLRRKGRVPDRDVKVVGMAGDGGTMDIGLQALSGAMERGHNMLFVCLDNEAYMNTGIQRSSGTPMGASTTTSPAGKYSYGQKTWKKNVPEIMVAHRVPYVATACPSYPIDLINKVKKARNVQGPAYIHCFSVCPTGWRAPSEKTIALGRLAVETGMFPLYEVEDGKYRFTIKPEKLRPVGDYLKHQGRFRHLTPDIIEIMQERIYQEYNKLQDKVDNLHAWSELKV